Proteins from one Pseudomonas bijieensis genomic window:
- the gabT gene encoding 4-aminobutyrate--2-oxoglutarate transaminase, with product MSKTNADLMARRTAAVPRGVGQIHPIFAESAKNATVTDVEGREFIDFAGGIAVLNTGHVHPKIIAAVTEQLNKLTHTCFQVLAYEPYVELCEKINAKVPGDFAKKTLLVTTGSEAVENAVKIARAATGRAGVIAFTGAYHGRTMMTLGLTGKVVPYSAGMGLMPGGIFRALYPNELHGVSIDDSIASIERIFKNDAEPRDIAAIIIEPVQGEGGFYVAPKEFMKRLRALCDQHGILLIADEVQTGAGRTGTFFAMEQMGVAADLTTFAKSIAGGFPLAGVCGKAEYMDAIAPGGLGGTYAGSPIACAAALAVMEVFEEEHLLDRCKAVGERLVTGLKAIQKKYPVIGEVRALGAMIAVELFENGDSHKPNAAAVAQVVAKARDKGLILLSCGTYGNVLRVLVPLTAPDEQLDKGLAIIEECFSEL from the coding sequence ATGAGCAAGACTAACGCTGACTTGATGGCCCGCCGTACCGCCGCTGTTCCCCGTGGCGTCGGCCAGATTCACCCGATCTTCGCTGAATCGGCGAAGAACGCCACGGTAACCGACGTCGAAGGCCGTGAATTCATCGACTTCGCCGGCGGCATCGCCGTGCTGAACACCGGCCACGTGCACCCGAAAATCATCGCCGCCGTGACCGAGCAACTGAACAAACTGACCCATACCTGCTTCCAGGTCCTGGCCTACGAGCCATACGTGGAACTGTGCGAAAAAATCAACGCCAAGGTCCCAGGTGATTTCGCCAAGAAAACCCTGCTGGTCACCACCGGTTCGGAAGCGGTGGAAAACGCCGTGAAAATCGCCCGCGCCGCCACTGGTCGTGCCGGTGTCATCGCCTTCACCGGTGCTTACCACGGTCGCACCATGATGACCCTGGGCTTGACCGGCAAAGTCGTGCCGTATTCGGCGGGCATGGGCCTGATGCCCGGCGGTATCTTCCGCGCGCTGTACCCGAACGAACTGCATGGCGTGAGCATCGATGATTCCATCGCCAGCATCGAGCGTATCTTCAAGAACGACGCCGAACCGCGTGACATCGCGGCAATCATCATCGAGCCAGTGCAGGGCGAGGGTGGTTTCTATGTGGCGCCGAAGGAGTTCATGAAGCGTCTGCGCGCCCTGTGCGACCAGCACGGTATCCTGCTGATCGCTGACGAAGTGCAGACTGGCGCCGGCCGTACCGGCACCTTCTTTGCCATGGAGCAGATGGGCGTTGCCGCCGACCTGACCACCTTCGCCAAATCCATCGCTGGCGGTTTCCCGTTGGCTGGTGTGTGCGGCAAGGCCGAGTACATGGATGCCATCGCACCGGGTGGCCTGGGCGGCACCTATGCCGGTAGCCCGATCGCCTGTGCGGCGGCGCTGGCGGTGATGGAAGTGTTCGAAGAAGAACACCTGCTTGATCGCTGCAAGGCCGTGGGCGAGCGTCTGGTGACTGGCCTCAAGGCTATCCAGAAGAAGTACCCGGTCATCGGTGAGGTGCGTGCACTGGGCGCGATGATTGCCGTGGAGCTGTTCGAAAACGGCGACTCCCACAAGCCGAATGCCGCCGCGGTCGCTCAGGTCGTGGCCAAGGCGCGCGACAAGGGTCTGATCCTGCTGTCCTGCGGCACCTACGGCAACGTTCTGCGGGTGCTGGTGCCGCTGACCGCGCCGGATGAGCAACTGGACAAGGGCCTGGCAATCATCGAAGAGTGCTTCTCCGAGCTCTGA
- the gabD gene encoding NADP-dependent succinate-semialdehyde dehydrogenase, producing the protein MQLKDTQLFRQQAFIDGAWVDADNGQTINVTNPATGEVLGTVPKMGAAETRRAIEAADKALPAWRALTAKERANKLRRWYELLIENQDDLGRLMTLEQGKPLAEAKGEIVYAASFIEWFAEEAKRIYGDVIPGHQPDKRLIVIKQPIGVTAAITPWNFPAAMITRKAGPALAAGCTMVIKPASQTPFSALALVELAHRAGIPQGVLSVVTGSAGDIGGELTSNPIVRKLSFTGSTEIGRQLMAECAKDIKKVSLELGGNAPFIVFDDADLDKAVEGAIISKYRNNGQTCVCANRLYIQDSVYDAFAEKLKAAVAKLKIGNGLDDGTTTGPLIDGKAVAKVQEHIADAVSKGATVLSGGKAMEGNFFEPTILTNVPKNAAVAKEETFGPLAPLFRFKDEAEVIAMSNDTEFGLASYFYARDLGRVFRVAEALEYGMVGVNTGLISNEVAPFGGIKASGLGREGSKYGIEDYLEIKYLCLGI; encoded by the coding sequence ATGCAGCTTAAAGACACCCAGTTGTTCCGCCAGCAAGCCTTTATCGATGGCGCTTGGGTCGATGCGGACAATGGTCAGACGATCAATGTCACCAACCCGGCGACGGGCGAAGTCCTGGGCACCGTGCCGAAGATGGGCGCTGCCGAAACCCGTCGTGCGATTGAAGCCGCCGACAAGGCACTGCCGGCCTGGCGTGCGCTGACGGCCAAGGAGCGCGCCAACAAGCTGCGCCGCTGGTACGAGTTGCTGATCGAAAACCAGGACGACCTCGGTCGCCTGATGACCCTGGAACAAGGCAAGCCGTTGGCCGAAGCCAAGGGCGAAATCGTCTACGCCGCCTCGTTCATCGAATGGTTCGCCGAGGAAGCCAAGCGCATCTACGGCGACGTGATTCCTGGCCACCAGCCCGACAAGCGCCTGATCGTGATCAAGCAGCCGATCGGCGTGACCGCGGCCATTACCCCGTGGAACTTCCCCGCCGCGATGATCACCCGCAAGGCCGGTCCGGCCCTGGCTGCCGGTTGCACCATGGTCATCAAGCCGGCTTCGCAAACCCCGTTCTCGGCCCTGGCACTGGTGGAGCTGGCACACCGTGCCGGCATTCCACAAGGCGTGCTGAGCGTGGTCACCGGCAGTGCCGGCGACATCGGCGGTGAGCTGACCAGCAACCCGATCGTGCGCAAGCTGTCGTTCACCGGCTCGACCGAGATCGGTCGCCAATTGATGGCCGAATGCGCCAAGGACATCAAGAAGGTCTCCCTGGAACTGGGCGGTAACGCGCCGTTCATCGTGTTTGACGACGCGGACCTGGATAAGGCCGTGGAAGGCGCGATCATTTCCAAATACCGCAACAACGGTCAGACCTGCGTCTGCGCCAACCGCCTGTACATCCAGGATTCGGTGTACGACGCCTTCGCCGAAAAACTCAAGGCGGCGGTTGCCAAGCTCAAGATCGGCAATGGTCTGGACGATGGCACCACCACCGGTCCGTTGATCGACGGCAAGGCGGTCGCCAAGGTGCAGGAACACATCGCCGATGCAGTCAGCAAAGGCGCGACCGTGCTGTCGGGTGGCAAGGCGATGGAAGGCAACTTCTTCGAGCCGACCATCCTGACCAACGTACCGAAAAACGCCGCCGTAGCGAAGGAAGAGACCTTCGGCCCGCTGGCGCCGCTGTTCCGCTTCAAAGACGAAGCTGAAGTGATCGCGATGTCCAACGACACCGAGTTCGGCCTGGCCTCGTACTTCTATGCCCGTGACCTGGGCCGTGTGTTCCGTGTGGCCGAAGCCCTGGAGTACGGCATGGTCGGCGTCAACACCGGGTTGATTTCCAACGAAGTCGCGCCGTTCGGCGGTATCAAGGCTTCGGGCCTGGGCCGTGAAGGCTCCAAGTACGGCATCGAGGACTATCTGGAAATCAAATACCTCTGCCTGGGTATCTGA
- a CDS encoding inclusion body family protein — protein sequence MSRVTDVLVSIDTETILKNYPNISKNPNSPTLIDFKHVYMVTNQDNVVSGQAGGELDLKAQVGDLIRWRETSLSQSFETAVIFYKFIGNAGNELISPPSPRKATACVAVPNTSNPSVPSCQKVDNHYWSSETLACGRVTYHFNFLIVDRNCSIVACCSWDPFISIHN from the coding sequence ATGTCTCGAGTCACGGATGTGCTGGTTTCAATCGATACTGAAACCATCCTGAAAAACTACCCGAACATTAGTAAAAACCCCAACTCGCCAACGCTGATCGACTTCAAGCACGTATACATGGTGACGAACCAGGACAACGTGGTGAGCGGCCAGGCTGGTGGCGAACTCGACTTGAAGGCCCAGGTCGGCGATCTGATCCGCTGGCGTGAAACCAGCCTGTCGCAGAGTTTCGAAACGGCGGTGATCTTCTACAAGTTCATCGGCAACGCGGGCAACGAATTGATCTCCCCACCCTCGCCGCGCAAGGCTACCGCTTGCGTCGCGGTACCCAACACCAGCAACCCGTCAGTCCCCAGTTGCCAAAAGGTCGATAACCACTACTGGTCTTCGGAAACCCTGGCTTGTGGCCGAGTGACCTATCACTTCAACTTCCTGATCGTCGACCGCAACTGCAGCATCGTCGCCTGCTGCTCGTGGGACCCGTTCATTTCCATTCACAACTGA
- a CDS encoding AidA/PixA family protein — protein MSTEPSAISSETGTAHVSLIVDAETLLSRYPQASQDPNTPTPIDEHFIFLLGGALLSNTKIDSRGLPISLGRITHLRSRTIALRAEHSVVLYEFAVETGEVLPAPELVVNADQTVPAIDVENLTQPIPQQTDDHFWRCRPLSQGKESSELRFMLVNSQCEVAGYFSWAVDVIVE, from the coding sequence ATGTCTACCGAACCCAGCGCTATTTCCAGCGAAACAGGCACTGCGCATGTTTCCCTTATCGTTGACGCCGAGACACTGCTCTCGCGTTATCCACAGGCCAGCCAGGATCCGAATACGCCAACGCCCATTGATGAGCATTTCATTTTCCTTCTTGGAGGCGCCCTTCTGTCCAATACAAAAATCGACAGCAGGGGGCTGCCCATAAGTCTCGGTCGGATCACCCATCTACGCAGTCGCACCATCGCCCTTCGAGCCGAGCACAGCGTGGTGCTCTATGAATTTGCGGTCGAGACTGGAGAAGTTCTGCCAGCGCCGGAGTTGGTGGTAAACGCCGATCAGACCGTACCGGCCATCGACGTCGAAAACCTCACCCAACCCATCCCCCAACAGACTGATGATCACTTCTGGCGTTGCCGACCGCTCAGTCAAGGCAAGGAGAGCAGTGAGTTGAGGTTTATGTTGGTGAACAGCCAGTGTGAAGTGGCGGGTTATTTCAGTTGGGCAGTTGACGTCATCGTCGAGTGA
- a CDS encoding RNA polymerase sigma factor — MPAALDPPSDESLLTRYRNGDKASFEVLYARHRLGLYRFLVSLSNKAELAEEVFQETWLSLIRSTTQPQGRASFRTWLFQIARNRLIDHWRKHGVHNPLHDSYDEQLHVQPDDTNSPEQQLSLSRDQARLDAALQALPEDQREVFLLRLHGDLELPQIAALTGAPLETVKSRLRYAQQKLHRLLAEEVPA; from the coding sequence ATGCCCGCTGCGCTTGATCCTCCCAGCGACGAATCGCTGCTGACCCGCTACCGCAACGGCGACAAGGCTTCTTTTGAAGTCCTCTACGCCCGTCATAGGTTAGGGCTTTACCGTTTCCTCGTGTCCTTGAGCAACAAGGCCGAACTGGCCGAGGAAGTCTTCCAGGAGACCTGGCTCAGCCTGATCCGCAGCACCACCCAGCCACAAGGCCGGGCGAGTTTTCGTACCTGGCTATTCCAGATTGCCCGCAACCGCTTGATCGATCACTGGCGCAAACACGGGGTCCACAACCCGTTGCACGACAGTTACGACGAGCAGCTTCACGTCCAGCCCGACGACACCAATAGTCCTGAGCAACAGCTGAGCCTGAGTCGCGACCAGGCCCGTCTCGATGCGGCGTTGCAGGCCTTGCCCGAAGATCAGCGGGAAGTCTTCCTGCTGCGCCTGCACGGCGACCTGGAGCTGCCACAGATCGCCGCCTTGACCGGCGCCCCGCTGGAAACGGTCAAAAGCCGCTTGCGTTACGCCCAGCAGAAATTGCATCGACTGCTGGCCGAGGAGGTACCCGCATGA
- a CDS encoding vWA domain-containing protein, which produces MSRPLPFMRPAAQGFAVTLLVALAGCGLSSREAARPSESVPVAPSVVPQGELAEARQPTAKRMLMKPAAMPAPSVANDAVAAGYRAESREQYEKLPDNPIHSVAETPVSTFSVDVDTGSYANVRRLLNQGSLPPEGAVRLEEMVNYFPYNYALPTDGSPFGVTTEVAPSPWNPHTRLLRIGIKASDRAVADLAPANLVFLVDVSGSMDRREGLPLVKSTLKLLVDQLRDQDRVSLVVYAGESRVVLKPTSGRDKVTIRNAIDQLDAGGSTAGASGIELAYQMARESFIDKGINRILLATDGDFNVGISDFDSLKQMAVDQRKSGVSLTTLGFGVDNYNEHLMEQLADAGDGNYAYIDNLLEARKVLVDQLSSTLAVVARDVKLQVEFNPAQVSEYRLLGYENRALKREDFNNDKVDAGEIGAGHTVTALYEIVPKGEQGWLEPLRYANTPKLDGKSAELAMLRVRYKPAEGGSSRLIEHPIDSAPNDAKTSDDLRFSAAVAAFAQQLKGDGRYTGTMTLKDTAQLARSARGDDPFGLRAEFVQLVELAQSLEPAVKR; this is translated from the coding sequence ATGTCCCGTCCACTCCCCTTTATGCGTCCTGCTGCCCAGGGCTTCGCCGTGACTTTGCTGGTGGCGTTGGCCGGTTGTGGGTTGTCTTCCCGAGAGGCTGCCAGGCCGTCCGAGTCGGTGCCTGTGGCGCCCAGCGTGGTACCGCAAGGCGAGCTCGCCGAAGCGCGCCAGCCGACGGCCAAGCGCATGCTCATGAAGCCGGCTGCGATGCCCGCTCCCAGCGTGGCGAACGATGCCGTCGCCGCCGGTTACCGCGCCGAATCGCGTGAACAGTACGAAAAACTGCCGGACAACCCGATCCACAGCGTGGCCGAAACGCCGGTCTCGACCTTCAGCGTGGATGTCGATACCGGCAGTTACGCCAATGTGCGCCGTTTGCTCAATCAAGGCAGTCTTCCGCCCGAAGGGGCCGTGCGACTGGAGGAAATGGTCAACTACTTCCCTTACAACTACGCCCTGCCCACCGACGGTTCGCCCTTTGGCGTGACCACCGAAGTGGCCCCATCGCCGTGGAACCCCCACACCCGCTTGCTACGCATCGGCATCAAGGCCAGCGACCGCGCCGTGGCGGATCTGGCGCCGGCCAACCTGGTCTTCCTGGTGGACGTTTCCGGTTCCATGGACCGTCGCGAAGGCCTGCCGTTGGTCAAGAGCACATTGAAATTGCTGGTGGATCAATTACGCGACCAGGACCGGGTGTCCCTGGTGGTCTATGCCGGTGAGTCCCGGGTGGTGCTCAAGCCCACCTCGGGGCGCGACAAGGTGACAATCCGCAACGCCATCGATCAACTCGACGCCGGTGGTTCCACCGCAGGCGCATCGGGTATCGAACTGGCTTATCAAATGGCTCGGGAGAGCTTTATCGACAAGGGCATCAATCGCATCCTGCTGGCCACCGATGGTGATTTCAACGTCGGTATCAGTGATTTCGACAGCCTCAAGCAAATGGCGGTGGACCAGCGTAAAAGCGGCGTCTCCCTGACGACGCTGGGCTTCGGTGTGGATAACTACAATGAACACCTGATGGAGCAACTGGCCGACGCCGGTGACGGCAACTACGCCTACATCGATAACCTGCTCGAAGCGCGCAAGGTGTTGGTGGACCAGCTCAGCTCAACCCTGGCGGTGGTGGCGCGGGATGTGAAGTTGCAGGTGGAGTTCAACCCCGCCCAGGTCAGTGAGTATCGCCTGTTGGGGTATGAGAACCGCGCACTCAAGCGTGAGGACTTCAACAACGACAAGGTCGATGCGGGTGAGATCGGCGCCGGACATACGGTGACGGCGTTGTATGAAATTGTCCCGAAAGGCGAGCAGGGCTGGTTGGAGCCGTTGCGTTATGCCAACACGCCCAAGCTGGACGGCAAGTCAGCAGAGCTGGCGATGTTGCGCGTACGCTACAAGCCCGCCGAGGGTGGCAGTAGCCGGTTGATCGAGCATCCTATCGACAGCGCGCCAAACGATGCCAAGACCAGCGATGACTTGCGCTTCTCGGCCGCTGTGGCTGCGTTTGCCCAGCAGCTCAAGGGCGATGGACGCTACACTGGGACGATGACCTTGAAGGACACCGCGCAATTAGCGCGCTCGGCCCGCGGCGATGATCCGTTTGGGCTGCGTGCCGAGTTTGTGCAGTTGGTGGAACTGGCCCAGAGTCTCGAGCCTGCGGTCAAGCGCTGA
- a CDS encoding MFS transporter: MTATTVLPGDRFSRSDYKTLGLAALGGALEIYDFIIFVFFALTLSQLFFPPEMPDWLRLLQSFGIFATGYLARPLGGILMAHFADRLGRKRVFSLSILMMALPCLLIGVMPTYAQIGYFAPLLLLALRILQGAAVGGEVPSAWVFVAEHAPLHHRGYALGFLQAGLTFGYLLGALTATALARIYTPAEILDYAWRLPFLLGGVFGVIGVWLRRWLSETPIFMALQANREGAAELPLRTVLRDHRQALLPAAILTCVLTSAVVVFVVITPTVMQKSFGMTPSHTFALSSLGIVFLNIGCVLAGLIVDRIGAWRTVMLYSLLLPMGIAVLYASLISGSTWLGLAYAVAGLGCGVVGAVPSVMVSLFPPKIRVSGISLTYNIAYALWASMTPLMLIALVPWSPWVCVGYCVVMGAVGVAAAAYFPGRHGKVEPVSLACES; this comes from the coding sequence ATGACTGCCACCACTGTTTTACCCGGTGACCGATTCAGCCGATCCGATTACAAGACCCTGGGCCTGGCCGCCCTGGGTGGCGCGCTGGAGATCTACGATTTCATCATCTTCGTCTTCTTCGCCCTGACCCTTAGCCAATTGTTCTTCCCGCCGGAAATGCCCGATTGGCTGCGCTTGCTGCAAAGCTTCGGGATTTTCGCCACCGGCTACCTGGCCCGGCCCTTGGGCGGCATTCTCATGGCGCATTTCGCCGATCGCCTGGGCCGCAAGCGGGTATTCAGCCTGAGCATCCTGATGATGGCCTTGCCGTGCCTGCTCATCGGAGTGATGCCGACCTACGCGCAAATCGGTTATTTCGCCCCGTTGCTATTGCTGGCGCTGCGTATCCTGCAGGGCGCGGCGGTGGGCGGCGAGGTGCCAAGCGCCTGGGTGTTCGTGGCCGAACATGCACCGCTGCATCATCGCGGCTATGCCCTGGGCTTCCTCCAGGCCGGCCTGACCTTCGGCTACTTGCTGGGCGCCCTGACCGCCACAGCGCTGGCGCGGATCTATACGCCGGCGGAGATCCTCGATTACGCCTGGCGCCTGCCGTTCCTGCTCGGCGGGGTCTTCGGCGTGATCGGCGTCTGGTTGCGTCGCTGGCTGAGCGAAACGCCGATCTTCATGGCCCTGCAAGCCAATCGCGAAGGCGCTGCGGAACTGCCGTTGCGCACAGTCCTGCGCGATCACCGCCAGGCCTTGCTGCCGGCCGCGATCCTGACCTGTGTGCTGACCTCGGCCGTGGTGGTGTTCGTGGTCATCACCCCCACCGTGATGCAGAAAAGCTTCGGCATGACCCCCAGCCACACCTTCGCCCTGAGCAGCCTGGGCATCGTGTTCCTGAACATCGGCTGCGTCCTGGCCGGCCTCATCGTCGACCGCATCGGCGCCTGGCGCACTGTCATGCTCTACAGCCTGCTGTTGCCCATGGGCATCGCCGTGCTCTACGCCAGCCTGATCAGCGGCAGCACCTGGCTGGGCCTGGCCTACGCCGTGGCCGGCCTGGGTTGCGGCGTGGTCGGCGCGGTGCCTTCGGTGATGGTCAGCCTGTTCCCGCCGAAGATCCGCGTGTCCGGCATCTCGCTCACCTACAACATCGCCTATGCGTTGTGGGCGAGCATGACGCCGTTGATGCTGATCGCCCTGGTGCCGTGGAGCCCATGGGTGTGCGTAGGGTATTGCGTTGTGATGGGCGCGGTGGGTGTGGCTGCGGCGGCGTATTTCCCGGGGCGGCATGGGAAGGTTGAGCCGGTATCTTTGGCTTGCGAGTCGTAA
- a CDS encoding YbhB/YbcL family Raf kinase inhibitor-like protein — MTRLNSLTPWLAAVALVLCAQGAAQAEERFTLSIPGVSDDRLFTAAAASDANTCGGKNISPALSWNAGPPGTLSYAIVMLDPDGQRGQGVDHWIHYGIKASTRQIPAGAGTKSSLEGMSGINSKNTHGYIGPCPPIGDSAHHYLIQLFALDLPPEALPADLTRAQLMEKIKGHVLRNSSVVRRYHR, encoded by the coding sequence ATGACCCGATTGAACTCTCTCACCCCCTGGCTGGCGGCCGTCGCCCTGGTGCTGTGCGCACAAGGGGCTGCCCAGGCTGAGGAGCGTTTTACCCTCAGCATCCCCGGCGTGTCGGACGACCGCCTCTTCACGGCAGCTGCAGCCAGTGATGCCAACACCTGTGGTGGCAAGAACATTTCCCCGGCCCTGAGCTGGAACGCCGGTCCTCCCGGCACCCTCAGCTACGCCATCGTCATGTTGGACCCGGACGGTCAAAGGGGCCAAGGGGTTGACCACTGGATCCACTACGGCATCAAGGCCAGCACACGGCAGATTCCGGCGGGCGCCGGCACCAAATCCTCGTTGGAAGGCATGAGCGGCATCAACAGCAAGAACACTCACGGCTACATAGGCCCTTGCCCGCCTATCGGCGACAGCGCTCACCACTACCTGATCCAGCTTTTCGCCCTGGACCTGCCACCGGAAGCCCTGCCTGCCGATCTCACCCGTGCCCAACTGATGGAAAAAATCAAAGGCCACGTACTGCGCAACAGCAGTGTCGTGCGCCGTTACCACCGCTGA
- a CDS encoding FAD-dependent oxidoreductase, which translates to MSLHQVAHFADVREDRGLEVKINDTPILLLRSGDQVRAFQGKCPHAGAPLAKGAVCHGRLICPWHKAAFRTEDGALCEPPALDSLARYHVEIRDGDVWVDDQPLPTDKVPPADDSRTFVIIGAGAAGTACAAALREKGFGGRIQLIDREAEAGYDRTVLSKYVLAGDMTVDETSSLRDETYFTQQRIERLHGEVTHLDPDARQIQLADGRHLGYDAALIATGGVPKTPALSGIDLPQVFVLRSIAHARQILDTVRPGQRAVIIGDSFIAMEVASSLRKRELNVTVAARHPVPFAAQLGESVGQAILARHRANGVVYRCDSEAARIEGAGKVEAVVLDNGQRLAADLVIIGVGVRPATEPFAQLPREQDQSLSVDAGMRVADGLWAAGDIATFPLNGQPQRIEHWRLAQQQARIAAANMLGGDERYLDVPFFWTYHFGKRYDYLGHAEHWDEVEFKGTPEHPPFIALLGKNGLVAAAVACDEGRAMAALAQRMKQPLPVDEAWRLIRDFST; encoded by the coding sequence ATGTCTCTGCATCAAGTCGCCCATTTCGCCGATGTTCGCGAAGACCGCGGCCTCGAAGTCAAAATCAATGACACGCCCATCCTGCTGCTGCGCTCAGGCGATCAGGTGCGCGCCTTCCAGGGCAAATGCCCGCATGCCGGCGCACCACTGGCCAAGGGTGCAGTGTGCCACGGAAGGCTGATTTGCCCGTGGCACAAAGCGGCGTTCCGAACTGAAGATGGCGCCCTGTGTGAACCGCCGGCCCTCGATAGCCTGGCGCGCTATCACGTCGAGATCCGGGACGGTGACGTCTGGGTCGACGATCAACCGCTGCCGACCGACAAGGTTCCGCCAGCCGATGACTCCCGCACGTTCGTCATCATCGGCGCCGGTGCGGCCGGCACCGCTTGCGCGGCGGCGTTGCGCGAGAAGGGTTTTGGCGGACGAATCCAGTTGATCGACCGTGAAGCCGAGGCCGGCTATGACCGTACGGTGTTGAGCAAGTATGTGTTGGCGGGCGACATGACAGTCGATGAGACTTCGTCGCTGCGCGATGAAACATATTTCACCCAGCAACGCATCGAAAGGCTTCATGGCGAGGTCACCCATCTGGACCCCGATGCCCGGCAAATCCAGCTCGCCGATGGCCGGCACCTGGGCTACGACGCCGCACTCATTGCCACAGGCGGGGTGCCGAAGACGCCGGCGCTGTCCGGCATCGATTTGCCGCAAGTCTTCGTGCTGCGTTCGATCGCCCACGCCCGGCAGATTCTCGACACTGTCCGGCCAGGACAACGGGCGGTGATCATTGGCGACAGTTTCATCGCCATGGAAGTGGCCTCATCCCTGCGCAAGCGCGAGCTGAACGTCACCGTCGCTGCCCGGCATCCGGTGCCGTTCGCCGCGCAATTGGGCGAGAGCGTCGGCCAAGCCATCCTGGCCCGGCATCGGGCCAACGGCGTGGTGTACAGATGCGACAGCGAAGCGGCGCGGATCGAGGGGGCGGGCAAGGTCGAAGCCGTGGTGCTGGACAACGGCCAGCGCCTTGCCGCGGACCTGGTGATCATCGGCGTCGGCGTACGCCCGGCCACCGAGCCGTTTGCCCAATTGCCAAGGGAACAGGACCAGTCACTGTCCGTTGACGCGGGCATGCGCGTGGCTGATGGCTTATGGGCCGCTGGTGATATCGCGACCTTCCCCCTGAACGGCCAGCCCCAGCGCATCGAGCACTGGCGCCTGGCCCAGCAACAGGCCCGCATCGCCGCCGCGAACATGCTCGGCGGTGACGAACGCTATCTGGACGTGCCATTTTTCTGGACCTATCACTTCGGCAAACGCTACGACTATCTCGGCCACGCCGAACATTGGGACGAGGTGGAATTCAAGGGCACGCCCGAGCATCCGCCGTTTATTGCCCTGCTGGGCAAGAATGGCCTGGTTGCCGCCGCAGTGGCCTGCGATGAAGGCCGGGCCATGGCGGCGTTGGCACAGCGAATGAAACAACCGTTGCCAGTGGATGAGGCATGGCGGCTGATCAGGGATTTTTCCACGTAG
- the pgaD gene encoding poly-beta-1,6-N-acetyl-D-glucosamine biosynthesis protein PgaD codes for MKIIRTRQRPFLVVIDAFFTVLAWVGLLYLLVTGLWPLFDSQAGPRLGGALFDTLGTLQIYGWIALVNAVLLITWARYQQRKSRSFAQRRLPAPVVDDQGLSASFKLSGERLDTLRQPGSKIIHNNQDGDISHVVPHFHLLSPDLQPPPLAPLERPRVIHLPADQSVH; via the coding sequence ATGAAAATTATCAGGACCCGGCAACGGCCTTTTCTGGTGGTCATCGATGCGTTTTTTACCGTGCTGGCGTGGGTGGGGTTGTTGTACTTGCTGGTCACTGGACTATGGCCATTGTTCGACAGCCAGGCTGGCCCGCGTCTGGGCGGGGCGTTGTTCGACACCCTGGGAACCTTGCAGATCTATGGTTGGATCGCGTTGGTCAACGCGGTGCTGTTGATTACCTGGGCGCGTTATCAGCAGCGCAAAAGCCGCAGCTTTGCCCAGCGTCGGCTGCCGGCTCCGGTGGTGGATGACCAGGGCTTGAGCGCCAGTTTCAAGTTGAGCGGCGAGCGCCTGGATACCTTGCGCCAGCCCGGCTCGAAGATTATTCACAACAACCAGGACGGCGACATCAGCCACGTAGTGCCGCATTTCCACCTGCTCAGCCCCGACTTGCAACCACCGCCCCTGGCGCCACTGGAGCGGCCCCGTGTGATTCACCTGCCGGCCGATCAGTCCGTGCATTGA